The DNA region GACTCGGCATTGTTGAGCTCTATTACCCGTAATTGTTTAATTGTCAGTAAGCGTCCCCTTGACCTCCAAATCCCAGAAATCCTTCAGGCAGGATGTAGTATGCTTTGTTGTTCCATATCGAAAGCTAGCATAAGTTGTTTAGAATTGGTTTTACTGTAGTCGATAAGATCAAAAATATGCTTACTCTGACTTTTGCAATACCAGAATGTGAAATGAAGGAGAACTCTCAAGTTTGTAAGGCACACAGAGAGCAAGATACCATGTTTCCTAAAATTACAAGGGTGGGAACTTGGAATACTGCACTTCTCATGTACAATTGGATTTTTGGTCCCTGAGCTGTAGGACGAATGAATTTAAAACATAAGAAGCTCAACTAATCTTTTAAGGAATATAAGAAATGGTTCAATGCAATGGCCTAGGTAACAAAAAGCATTCTCTTGAAGCCTGGAGGACGAACAGCGTCTCAAAAGAGTGAGTTATTAATGTCATTATAGTTGGTGCAACTACAAACCGCATTGACAGCACCACCAGGAAAAATGCACTGGCGTGGTACAAGCATGTCTAGCACGTCAGGAGCTCAAAATAGGGAAATGGACATACTTTCAGATTTGTGAAGGATCGAAAATCTTGTCGCACCTTCACATGGATGAAACACACAAATTTACAGCTTCAGTTAGGAAATATAGACCAACTAAATTGGAAACACTTTACACTATTTTTCATTTAACGTTGCAGTTCCTTTTATGGCCTATATTACACTGTGAAACGTGAAAATGAGACACTGTCGAAGGAGATGCAAACTGAACGTCCCTTGTTCGTTCCATAGAAATATGATCATACCATTTGGTTTATTCTTTCTCAACTATTGCTCAAATGATCTTGTGAACGATTTTTGTAGGTTGTTTCTTATGTCACAAAGCAAAGTGACACCGGAAACGTCGAAGTCAACGATTGCTTAATAAGCTTTAGAGAATAGAGAATGATAATGAATGATCATATTTAATAAATTCTTTAAGCAGCTTCATGAGCTTAACCCTCTGTGTTTGCCACAAATTGTCAGGCTTCCATAATTAAACAACATGACCCATTGGCCTGATTATAGAAAGTTGGGTTTGAGTCCAAAAAGATAACCGACTTGGGTCATCATAATCGGGTTATAACCCATCAGATGTAGGAATCGGAAGTGGAACGAGCTATTTACTACAACGTGGCTGTGACAGTACTACAAAGAAATATCAATCAAGACCTCTAAGTTTGTTGAGTAGTTGATGTTGTGATTATTATCGTATTTTGGAGAACTCAGATGTATCGAACCAGCATTTGATGGCAAATATGTCAATTCACGGTTGAATGTCAGTCGCATATAAATGCTTCCACTTGCCAAAAGTCAACCCCATACAAGTATCGTATACCCGTAGTTGAAATGCACCGAATATCCGAATCTCTGCTGAAATCCATTCCAAGTCGATCGGAAAATGTCGTCAACCTTCAGCGGCGATGAAGCGGCGCCATTCTTTGGCTTCCTCGGTGCTGCCGCCGCTCTCGTATTCTCCTGTGAGCTAAACTTCACGACCCATTCTAATTTTTTCGGATCTAAGTTTTTGTTCCAATTATTTCAACTTTGTCTTTGTAGGTATGGGAGCCGCGCACGGCACGACGAAGAGTGGTGTCGGGGTGGCGTCCATGGGTCCATAGGTTTGATGCGGCCAGAGTTGGTGATGAAATCCATTGTGCCGGTGGTTATGGCTGGTGTCTTGGGTATTTATGGTTTGATCATTGCTGTGATTATCAGTACTGGTATTAACCCCAAGGCCAATTCTTACTACTTGTTTGACGGCTATGCGCATCTTTCTTCTGGACTCTCTTGCGGTCTTGCTGGCCTTGCTGCTGGTATGGCCATTGGCATCGTCGGAGATGCTTGTGTCAGGTATGCTACTTTTCCTCTACTTTTGttgttcttctttttttttttggtgaaatTGGCATGCAATTATTGAGTTTGACGTTATGGAGTTTTAGTTTTCTCTCTATAACAATCGAGACATATTGTTGCTGTTTGGATTTTTTGAAAGGGTGAACTGTGACTTGGCGGGAAGTGGCCTTGGTTGTTTACCCATTGGGCTTTGGCTTTCTTTAGTAACAGCTGTCCTATCGATATTGAGCATTATTCCTCTAACTAGTTATTTTCTGGTTTTCTTGAGAGCCTTCTTATTACTTTATGAGCGGTGAGACTGATTTTTTGTTGTCTGATACATTATTGAGAAATCAGTATTCATTTGTCTGGTTCTCAGATGTGTTTCGTTTGGAAATGTACATTGCATTGAAGAATCCCTTGTTTTTTTAAGATTACATACTTATTACTATAATCATTATCTCTATACAGAGCCAAGGCTCAACAACTAAAGCTCTTTGTCGGGATGATTCTCATCCTTATATTTGCTGAATCACTGGCTCTATATGGTCCCATTGTTGGAATAATACTTTCCTCTCGTGCTGGTCAATCTCGAGCAGAATAAACAGTTTGTCACTGTAAGCAACTATTGCAATTTCTTGCTATCCAGTACTGTAATCATTTTTCTCCGGCTAGATGGTGGTTTGTCCGTGGCAGTTTTATTAGGTTCAAACTTTAAATATGCATGAAATTGTTGCCCAAAAGTATTGAACCGTTGATATGAGAAGTTTGTTGATCCCTGAATAAAGTTCTCTAATATTTTCCCTGAATAAAGTTCTCTAttgcaaaaataatatttttggttcATGTAAAATCATGGCATGTATCATTTTAGCCAAAATTACTGTATATTTCCTAGTACTCTAAACATGGTTTATAGATGTGGAATTTGTGCCTGCAATTATACATAATTTGGAGTTTGATTGTTTCTTGCAGATAAGACATATGCTGAACATTCTAAAAACTTATTGCATAGGGTAACTATGGtcgaaattaaaaattataaagtaAATAAACAAATCTTGGATGAGATCAACCCTTACTTTCAATGAggaggtaacaggtacaaatcCTTGTGCCGCATGGGTAGAACCCTGTGTGCATGGCGAATTCGATTCGACTGACATCTAACGACGATAAGTTCATTGTGTAGATACTAGCAAATCGGGGGGGCCACTTAGTATCTCCCCacctttttatttatataacatGAAACTATCCATGGTTCCTTAATTCTCAAAGCAATACagaaagaacaattacatgaTACCAGTAGCTTGTTTACCTTTGTCCCTAGTGAATGAATTTGAGCACTGGAATGAAGAGTTCCTTAGGACCCAATTCTCAACCATATACAGGAGTCATACAATTCAGAAAACTAACAAAGTTAATTCTAATGCATATTTCCTAGGTAATGGTGATAATTCACATTTCAATGGTACAGCTTGGCCTTATATCATGGAAGGCAAGCTATGTCTCCAGCTGGATGAACTGAGGTTAACCAGCTTTGTCGAGACACTAAGCCCAAACATCTCTTTTGGAGCCTTCCCTGTCTCTTTGAACCCAATGAGTTTGGCAACAATGTAAGCACTTTCTTTAACGTGTTCCAAGTTGGCGGCATCTGTCCACAGTTTGTGACAGAGTTGGAGTCTTCGCTGCTTTGTTTTTAGGCCGATTCCCCATTTCTTGTACAGAGCTTCCCTCTCTTTTGCAGAGTACTTTTTTATCATTCGTCTGCATAGCATTTCTCTCTCACGATTTAGAGTCTTAGCGCTGTGAGCGAGCCCAGAAAATGTTCAAGATTTTAGTTTATCATACACGGTAGATAAACTACAAGTTGAAATAACATGGGAAGATGTTTTGATATGgctttatacatttttttatgtattCTCATTCTTGTTTTTTTTAGTATTTGGAAAAGAGAAAGGGTAGAGAGGAGAGAGTACCTTGAAGCCAGTGTGAAATGATCATCTTTAGCAAGCCCATGTAACGTGTTCTTGAGGAAAGACAACCGCCGGAGCTCAACTTCCATGTAAACTGCATCTGATGGATCTCCTTTGAAGAGCAAGAAGAAGTAGGTTCTATGAACCAATGGAATGTTACAAGTGTTCCAAAGTTCAGTTATCTCTCTCTTTTGCCTCTCAAATTCGGCGAACCAATCGGAAGGAGACTGCATTATATTCTGAGACTTATTGGATTCATCTTCTGTATTGTTTTCAGAATTCTTGGTTGTTTTTGCCTCCTTTATACCCTGCTAGAAAAGTTACATTATGAGAAACGGTAGATATATGGAAAAGAACAATCTTTGCAAGATTTCTATTGAATTATATGTTAAAGAATACAAATAGGTCAGTTTTTGGAGAATTAGTTTGGAAACAGAAAAGGAGTTGGGAGTAGCATAAATGTGATCAGGTTACTCGTCCAAGGAAGAATTCTTTCATACCACATCATTCATCAACTGCTTCACTGACTCGGACTGGATCGCTTCACTGAGTTCTGTGACATAAACTTCTTGTTTCTTGGCTGGACAGTATTTATCCAAAATTTTAATAGTGTGATCTTTATCCACAATTTTAATGTTGTGATCATTTTCATTCATGTTGTCACTCTTTTTCGAACTTCGTTCATCTTTTGTGCTCGATCTCTCAGTAGACATCATTGGCTCAACGATAGAGATATTCCCTTGAGTATCTTCTGCAATTGGTGATGTATTTTCAGGTTCTTTTTCCCCTTCAAAACTTGAAGATTTTGTGATCGTAGTCAATATTGCTGCACAGCTTACACTCCTTGATACATTGTCACTGAAATCTGATACATCCGTTTCGGATGAACTTGTATGCTTCCCTACGTGTGAAACAaggaaattagttcataattttcatCTGCTTATAAATCATAACTTCTGAACAATTATAACCTGAACCCAGATCTCCATTTTGTTCAGACGACACATTTGAAACCAAATGTCCACTGGGGAAATTGATTTCAATACATTGAAGTTCCTTGCAGCTttcttctaaacacttatcagTTTCTTGACCAATCTTCTCCCATCCTTGACATGGATCAGGACCAAAGTACTTGTCTATGTATAATCTTGGGGACGTGTCATCTGATAGAAACTGCTCCTCAGAACTCTCAACGAACTGATCTCCAATCCTTCTGGAATTAACACGTTCACATCTGTCTGAAAAATGAGATGTAATGGAAGCTCCATCTGAACGAAAGGGATCGATTATCTCTGATGCTTCAGATGCCGAATATTCATCCCTCCAGGATCCTTTCTCATGGCCATTCATATCAAGCTTAAGAAAACAACAGAAGAATCAACTCGAATAAGAATTTAAAGGGTTGAAATTCATGTTAAGTTTGAGCTTAAATTAACATGTCTACAGACCCATGATTTTGATGCTTGATATTCCCCTCCTGACTTTAACATATTCTCTGCATGAGATTGAGCTTGATCCCGTTGATAAGTTAATTCACGGATCTCTTTATCCATCTGCAGAATTCAAGTAATAGAAAAAGTGATATTTCTTCCAAC from Primulina tabacum isolate GXHZ01 chromosome 14, ASM2559414v2, whole genome shotgun sequence includes:
- the LOC142525017 gene encoding kinesin-like protein KIN-7F: MGSISGDSSIDWDHDSSAQEEKIFVSVRLRPMNERELGRNDVSDWECINNTTIIFKNSLQERSMYPAAYTFDRVFGSDRSTREVYEEAAKKIALSVLSGMNSSIFAYGQTSSGKTYTMAGITENTIDDIYDYIDNHREREFVLKFSAMEIYNESVKDLLSTDGIPLRLLDDPERGTVVEKLTEVSLRDKNHLKELLSICEDQRQIGETTLNEMSSRSHQILRLSVDSKSREYFGALNSSTLTASVNFVDLAGSERASQTLSAGTRLKEGCHINRSLLTLGTVIRKLSKGRNGHIPYRDSKLTRILQNSLGGNAKTAIICTVSPAHSHVEQSRNTLLFASCAKQVSTNAQVNVVMSEKALVKQLQKELARLENELRNLSSHASSCDSAAVLKEKEQLIEKMDKEIRELTYQRDQAQSHAENMLKSGGEYQASKSWLDMNGHEKGSWRDEYSASEASEIIDPFRSDGASITSHFSDRCERVNSRRIGDQFVESSEEQFLSDDTSPRLYIDKYFGPDPCQGWEKIGQETDKCLEESCKELQCIEINFPSGHLVSNVSSEQNGDLGSGKHTSSSETDVSDFSDNVSRSVSCAAILTTITKSSSFEGEKEPENTSPIAEDTQGNISIVEPMMSTERSSTKDERSSKKSDNMNENDHNIKIVDKDHTIKILDKYCPAKKQEVYVTELSEAIQSESVKQLMNDVQGIKEAKTTKNSENNTEDESNKSQNIMQSPSDWFAEFERQKREITELWNTCNIPLVHRTYFFLLFKGDPSDAVYMEVELRRLSFLKNTLHGLAKDDHFTLASSAKTLNREREMLCRRMIKKYSAKEREALYKKWGIGLKTKQRRLQLCHKLWTDAANLEHVKESAYIVAKLIGFKETGKAPKEMFGLSVSTKLVNLSSSSWRHSLPSMI